GTGGTTAAACTATTGGGTTGTTGTTTGGAGACATCAGTTCCTTTATTGGTCTACGAATTCGTAGCGAATGGCACCCTTTTTGAGTACATACATAATGAAAGCAAGGTGTCCACTTTATCATGGGAAATTTGTCTAAGGATAGCTACAGAAACAGCGGAAGCACTATCATATTTGCACTCTGCAGCTTCTACACCTATAATCCATAGAGATGTCAAGTCTTCAAACATTTTGCTTGATAGTAGTTACATAGCAAAGGTATCAGATTTTGGAGCTTCGAGATTGATACCACTAGACCAAATAGAAGTAGCAACAATGGTGCAGGGAACTATTGGATACCTGGACCCAGAATACTTGCATACAAGTCAATTAACTGAGAAAAGTGATGTTTATAGCCTTGTAGTGGTCCTTGTAGAGCTATTGATAGGGAGAAAGACGCTTTCATTTTATAAGCCCGAGATGGAGAGAAGTTTAGTTACGTATTTTCTCCTTTCTTTGAAAGAGAATAGATTGTTTGAAGTCCTTGGGAAACATATAGCAAAAGAAGGCAATGCCGAGCAATTGAAGGAAGTGGCAATTCTTGCAAAGAAGCGCTTAAAATTGAAAGGGGAGGATAGACCTACTATGAAGGAAGTAGCAACAAAATTGGAGGGTTTGCGAAAGATGGAAAAGCATTCGTGGGTCAATTTTGATTCGAACTTTGATGAGATTGAGCACTTGCTTGCTGAGACATCAAATTCTAGCAATTATGATGTTAGGAATAAAAGTATTGGTGTACATGATAGTGTCAAAGACCATGTAATATTGGACTTTGATAATGGAAGATAATCTTAGAGGATGATAGCCTATATTTAGTAGTGgtaattttgtagtttcttgttTTTACACTCATCAATGATGTcccttcccctttttttttttttttttttttttttttttttttttttttttttttctgaactTCATCCTAAACTAAGAGTGGTGAGAAGAATAAACTTGCAAATGAATATCATATTGATTTTCTTTCATATCCTCCTTTATAAATATTACTCTTTAATAGTTTATACATCCATGAAGGTAAAACGTATCTTGTCTATCCATTAAGTCTTCCCTTGAAACAAGAGATTGTAATTAAGATATATGTTATCTTGAATGGGCACTACTCACATCAATAAAACCCATATGCCAGAAGGTTTATGGGTGAAATTATATTTGATGAATTCCATTGCATaatataacaatttttgttcaatataatttttaacaatttttgttaaatataagTTAAAAATTTTCGTCAACATTATTCAATTGTAACTAAAGATATAAATCACTTACTTCACCAACCTACACAAACTTTAGAAGTTACATACCCTCCCCttttatagatatttttttcaactatttAAATCTATTAATAAAGTTCATTATTATGCATAAAAAAGGAGGAAACTACACTTTTTTCCTCTAAATTATACCTCATTTTACACTTACCCTCATAAACTATcatagcctctgagcacgcgctcacgtgcgtgctcagaggctcttctattttttgggtaagggttaatttagagcatttattataatttgagattattacatttttcaattaaaaaaaaacacctaggggtgtgatgagtattatgtggtgaaataatttttttcatcacaatcttaggtttttttttatgattggaaaatgtagtaatctcaaattataataaatgctctaaattaactcttacccaaaaaatagaagagctcATGCGCGTGCTTAGAGACTAGTATTTCATTTATAAaagtactttttattatttatatgaaatactttgatttttttttttttttgagaaaattaaataCTTTGATCTTGATCTTCATAATTGCAAGTTGCAACAACAACCATTCCGTCACTTCGGTAGTAGAATAAGGGCTGGATGATTGCTATCTAATGAATCTGGGACAAAGCATAATCTTATTTCATAGGAAATCaatgagtttctttttttgtggacTCCAAATTTGATTTATACttattaggtaaaaaaaaagtttatctaGAATTTACACGCTAAGAAAATTAAGATTGTAAGGACGCGATTTGTAACGATCCGTAACAGGGTGCTGGGCTCGCACGTAAATAGGTctaaacaatatgatttgtagagcgtgggtgtaaagaactaggttaacttttGTATAATAAAAGGATTCACCCTCAAGTATATTGAAAGTCCAGAGTTGGTACAACAATAGTTCTCTTGGGTAATCGATAcagttctttttctctcttttcgtTCTCCTTCTTTAGtatgtgtttctctttcttcttactTTCTGTTTTTCTCTCCCCTCTCCTGtatgttcttctttcagtttatataccaccttttgtgttccatcctcaccgcacacgtgtaggttaggttcggaggatttctttctgtcccatctagcacctcttggaacttcctatgggcagctgtaaAGCTGCTTCctcactgttcaggtatcacctccacattaatgcggtcagagagttagttgagaggccattaatgcggaggcagctgtagttatagatatttgtttgccttatcTCTTTCACCCTTGGTCGGTTACTCTATCTTTAGTGGTGATCTAGTTCTGAGGTCTGGTTACAACAAGACcgcgtcctgatcgtcctcggacgcatactgccgaggagtatAACATCCTCGGACGGGTACAGAACTCCTCCCCCATGATATTGATTATCACCCCCTTTCGGCAATTGCCTTGTGACCTGACACggcctcctcggacggatatgcatccccggatgggccacaggcccaacgaTCCTGACTTTAATGGGTCTGTTGATTGACAGGCCCCCACAAAGATCATCTAGGATTCTTGTTGTATTCAAGATTAAAATCATCTACAATTTCTTTTCATTAGGATTCTTGCAGGTGGCTAAGAAAATCATCTAcaatttttggttaaaatcaaattttaacttACTGTAAACTATCTTAAtaactaaaaactaattaatgagAGTTTTATATAGTAAACTATTGGCAATGGAATTTAATCCACGTTGAAGAGTTGTAATATGAGTTGTGAACAAAACAATAGGAATATAAGAAAAGGTGAAAGCAAATATAAACCAACATAGAGAACCCAATATGCATGAGGTATCCAAACTAAAGGTGATCAAAGATACTTATATTTTGGCCGTTGACTACACTTCaaatccaaagtccaaacagtCCGTTGGAGTTGGAGGATAAAGCACACGAAAATCTTGAAGATCAACACCCCAATACACGTTTCTTGAAAATTAGATACGAAAATTTTTAAGATAgacacttttattttatttttttgagaaatttaaatACTTTGATCTTGATCTATGTAATTGCAAGTTGCAACAACAACCATCCCATCACTTCGGTAGTAGAATAAGGGCTGGATATTTGCTATCCAATGAATCTGGGACAAAGTATAATCTTGTTTCATAAGGAATCAATAAGTCTCCTTTTTTGTGGACTCCAAAATTGATTTCTACttattaggtaaaaaaaaaagtttatctaGAATTTACATGCTTAGAAAATTAAGATCATCTAGGATTCTTGTTGTATTTGAGATTAAAATTATctaaaatttcttttcattagGATTCTTGCAGGTGGCTACGAAAATCATCTACAATTTTTGGTTAAAGTCGAATTTTAGTTTATTGTAAACTGTCTTAAtaactaaaaactaattaatgagAGTTTTATATAGTAGAGTAAACTATTGGAAATGGAATTTAATCCACGTTGAAAAGTTGTAATATGAGTTGTGAACAAAACAATAGGAATATAAGAAAACGTAAAAGCAAATATAAACCAACATAGAGAACCCAACATGCATGAGGCATCCAAAATAGAGGTGATCAAAGATACTTACATTTTGGCCATTGTCTACACTTCaaatccaaagtccaaacagtACGTTAGAGTTGGAGGATAGAGCACATGAAAATCTTGAAGATCAACACCCCAGTACACGTTTCTTGACGTTTAGATACGAAAATTTTTAAGATAGACACCTCAGTGCACGTTCCCTAAAGAAATATGCGAAAGAAATTAAAAGTGAGATTGAAATATTTGATTTCTTTGTAGAATATAAGTGTTCATGACTTAGAAAACCAAAACAGAAAAGACCGATGTATATTGACATACACATACCATTGAGCAagagcaaatagaaaaaaatgatgataatggtGAAAAGAAGATTAACACAGAATTGAGAGAATTGGAGAATTAAAGAAGAATCAGTTTCAGTTTGAAAACCAACTTGGATTTACTGGGAgttggtcctattttgtagatagTGTTTTACATGGgagttaaaaaagtatttttacCAAGTTTTGCCTATACTCAAACGTAGGCTATAGGTGTATTTTGGAGCAAAAAAATCTCATCCAAACAAGAGAAAccctttaaatagtagtatagataaaaaCACGATTTCAACTGTTTGTGTATTAGataatgaaaaatgttaaagtgaaaaattattttacaaactgttaatGTAGTGAGCagttattgataaaaaaaaaaaaaagtaatgttaacaACGGGCTCAGGCGAGAATCAATTAAGAATTTGAAGATGTATTACTCcaagggtctatttggatacagctgaaaactgaaaatagtgtagcaaaataatttttaaacgtgtgaatagtatcgtgggatccatttttaatgaaaaagttactgaaaagtgaaatttgtgggtcccgtaAACAGTATACGTGACCTACTAGTGTGCTGAAAAGTGattaaaaagtcaaatattacgATTACTATTCACtcttttttattgttcatataccttggtgcactgttcatgtcccgTGAACAATGCACCAGGCGCTggtcttaaaataaataaattaaaaaaaaaaaagcacaaacatAAATGTGCAAAACGGCAAAACACTGAATCCAAACCGCACCTAAGTGTGTGTTTAGattagaattaaaaattaaaattatttcactatttaatttattttttctactatttatgaatttcattgcactttttgacattatttatgagtttcactatactatttcaattaacctTTACAtctatctacaatattttcaataatttctcACTCTCCAAGCCTGCCAGAGCCATAGCCATAGCCATGGCCATCCTCGCCTTTCCCCTAGTCATCTCCTTCCTCAAACCCCACACCTCCTGTCTCTCTCTCCTCCGCGTTGCCAACcgcaaccaccaccaccacctcttCTGCCCTCGCCGCCACTTCTCCGTCTCCGCAATCagcacctcctcctcctccactaGTATTCCACAACACTCGCCGTCCTCCTCCACTAGTATTCCACAACACTCGCCGTCTACGGATTCCGAGTCCGACTCCAATTCCAACAACAACAGCAGCGAAGCTATCAAGTCCCCCGTTCCAACTTTCCAGCAAGCCATTCAGCGCCTTCAGGTTTCACTTCTTCTCAACTCAATTGAATTCACGCTTTTCTCTTCGTTTTTCTTTGTTAGTGTTATTGATGATGGTACTGTTACTCTCGACGTGTTTTTATAGGAATATTGGGGCTCAGTTGGATGTGCCGTAATGCAATGCAGCAATACTGAGGTAATGTAATGCTGTgtttgaaaatgttttccaaacgtaaaatattttcccaaaAAGGAATTAtttagtgtttggttgtgttttctGAAAATactctggaaaatattttctagtgttggGTTGCATTTCAGAAAATGATATGGAAAATTTTCTTCTACTTTATCGCATTATTTCCCAGGCACAGGAGACCGGGGACATTAATTGGGTTGGGGTGGAGCTTCGGTTGATAAGTTTTGGTTGAGGGGGTAAATGGTTTACGAAAAATGCCTTTATTTGACCAACATTTTCTGTTGCCTCAAACACCGGTAAatgtggaaaatattttctggaaatCAATTTTTGTTGAACCAAACACAATTGTAATAAGTTTTTCTACAACCACAACATTTGACACAACTTGATAAAATAGTTGACTATGAGTAGTGGACTCACTGGGTCCACTTTTTCTCCATcacttatttttataacaaaagcTGTGGCACTGTACTTTCTCAATTTTATATAGTGCAATTGTTTGATAGTACAACTAAGATTAGATTACACTTTTGGCCCCTTGGGGTTGCTTTCATTTTCTTGCACCaagtttaatttcattttcaaaaaggTCCTTCCGTCTATGTCCGTGACTAATCTGGCCATTATGagagtgcaaaaaaaaaaagaaaaaaagaaaagaaaatgatgttGTTTAGTTGGCACGTTGAAGGATCATTTTAAAAATGGAATCAAATTTGGTGGACCAGAATGAATATTCTGAAACTCAAGGGACCACAATGAAAATAATGTCAAACTTTTAAtggtcaaaattttaatttagtctACAATTTAATATAAATCCATTTCACAATTGGTGAACTGTGTGATGTAATTTACGTTAATCTTTGTTGACCAGGTTGGAGCTGGGACAATGAATCCTCTCACATTCTTAAGGGTTTTGGGTCCAGAACCATGGAATGTTGCGCAGGTGTTGTCACTTCTTTTGATGTATCTTCTTGTGCAAGCAAGTGttgaaattttaggaaaatgatGTTTAGAGTCATGTAGTAACCGAAATAATGAATGAACGTGGATGGTTTCCTTGGGATTATGGTGTATATGGCTTAATTAAGAGAAGAAAAGTGATTGGTAGTCAATTTAGGATTTCTGTTGTTGATACTAGTTTGTTTGCACGTGAGATCCAGTTACGTGTAAAAGGGTCAAATGTTTTTTATAAGTAGTTCATGTGTAGATGTTGTGGTGAGACTGTAGATCATCTATTGTTGCATTGTGACATTGCATATGCTTTGTGACCTTTACCTTCTTGACATATGGGGTTCAATGAGTAATGTTCAAGAGGGTTGTAGACCTACGACTTTCTAGATGGAGGAATTGGTTTGGTAAACATTCCTTGTTTGTGAGGAACCTACCTCTTTTATGCCTTTTGTGGACTTTATGGAAGGAAAGGAATTAACACACTTTTGAAGGCATGGATGTCTGGGTTATTCAGCCAAAATCAACTTTCCAACAAGCTTTGTTTCAATGGATCCTTGTTTTGGATCATAGATGATAGATCATATTGAGATACATTCTATTATAGACTTCATTGATTCTCCTTCCTTTAGACTGTAACATTCACTGTTTGGATATCTTGTACTTTTTTAGGGCTATTTTGTTTATTCCTGCGTACATATGGcagttccattttttttttcaataaaatttcattattaaaaaaggAAGCAGTTCAATTCTTCTCTAACAGAATGGCCATACGGTCACGTACAGTGCACACTTACTTAAgaactaaatatataaataatgatTTCCTAGAAACCATGTAGCTTAAATTAACTATATTCCAGTTCAATTGTTTGCAACATTCTGAAAAATACCCCTTGGTCCCTTTTTTTGTATGTAAATTATAAAGAAGTTGTTCTTGTTGTAAATGAAACTGAAGATGgtgcaaaataaaataataaaaatcaatatattccttccccccccccccgctCCCCTCTTTATAATTTGACTTTGATGCTACCATACTTGCCTATCTTGTTtgttgaaaagaaataaaataaacaaatagcaGATTGGAATCAACCTTTTTAACTTATGGCAGCCAAAATTACTCTCATTTTCATTTGCTAAAGGTTtctatacatttaaaaaaaaaatgcacagaTAGGCCATGCATATAATGGGGTAATTGGCTGATCAATTTTGGGGTGATCTGGATTTTTAATGCATGCTGGTTGATGAGGCCTGTGTGAATTAGACGTTTCTGGGATTAAATTCTTTCTTATAAGCATTTGCTTATTGTAACTATgcttgaaaaaatttgaaaatttgaaatcttgattttgattgctTTGATTTTTTGCTGGAATCTTCaaaatattgtttgattagCTAATTTAAAATGCTGTAAAGTTGTGAGATTTTCTGTCACTACCATTTTACATTTTGACAACTGCATTGATACTTGAAAACCATCCCTtccggaaaaaaaaaagaaaaaaaagaagagttttCTTAGGTAACTGCTAACATGGGGTTTCATATGAAAGGTATACGGAGCCTTGCATTTGGCCAGATGATAGTCTTTATGGTGAAAACCCAAACAGGCTTCAAAGGCACACTCAATTTCAGgttaaatttgagtttatagataaaaaattttcttttctggaTGATTTAGGGAGCTTTGTTTTACAATACCTTACTGCTTGCATTCAAATTTGATCTCAGGTTATATTAAAGCCTGATCCTGGAAATTCACAAGATCTTTTTATTCGTAGCCTATCAGCTTTAGGTAGTGACTCTGcctatattttctttaaattgctATAAGCTTAAAGGCATTTCTGCATTTTTCTTAAAGTTGAAAAGAATTGTAATTCTTTAGATTCCTCTGTGTTTATTTTACTTGTACATCAAGTagtattttttcaataaaatatcattacttatcaaaataatttgaGAAGAATTCATTGGTACCCTTTGTCCATTTTCATGTCTTGTGCTTATTGATTCTTGACACCCTTATCAATACAAGAAGAAAACTAGCAATTGAGCCACATCTTAACCGTAAAAGATGGGCTAAAActcatttttccctttaaaaaaaggaaaaattcatTTGAAGTTATGCTGTATAAGAAAATGACTAGGCCTTACAATTTTGCTGTTTGTTGTTCTTCTTGACAAAGATGCAAAGGCGCACCCATTTTCTGCATAAATGGGAGAAAGTTGGGTATCTAGAGGTTCCCTAATATGAGAATCACGAGCTGTCCTTCAAGTTGGAAAATGAACTAGGCCTTACATCATCATTTGTTCTTTCTAGGTATTCCACTCATTTCATGAACATGTTGTTTCTTAGTAGcccaacatttttttctttgaagtatGGCTGGTCTTATATCAATCATATATAATGCCCCCTTCAACTTAATGGAAATATTCAATCATGCAAGATTCCCGATTCACTTTTTATGTCTCCCAACTCTAATTATACGCATAActtctctttttttgataggtaatagaacttttattgaaaaaatgacTGGACATGAAGAAAATACATAAAGCTCAAGAGCTAAAGTTAACAGCTAACAGATTGTAGAAAGCAGAAATTGAAATGCATTGTGTAAGACCCAAAATATGAGCCCACTGAAATAAAGTACCGAATAGAAGATGTTTTAAAAGATCTAAAGATCGCTCATTATCTTCAAAGATACGGTTATTAAGTTCCTGCCAGGCTAACCACGGTAGACAACATGGTATCATATTCTAGATAGTTGATTGGTGTTTCCCAAACCAATtctcccccaaaaaaagaacAGTATGTATAACATGTTACATACCTCTTCAATCCCCCCATTCTTACAAATGATTGAGCCAAGATGTTGAAAATGATAACTTGTAGGCATTATTTGTCCATCTATTTTATCATCACTTAATATCTAGTTCCAGCTTTAATAAAATTGCATTCCATATGATCAATCTAAAGCTCAAGTAGAATAATCactataaataaacaaacaaagtgGTTAATATTATTGTCTCTGTTAGATTTAACGGGATGCATTTCTATCTCAATCTACCAATTTGATTGAGAATCATGATCACTACCTTCTTTGGCTTGGAGGTTGATGATTATGAGatcactttattattttaactatcatataacttatcaaaaaaaaaaaaaaaactatcatataTCTATGGCAATTcatgttctattttttgttcCCATATATGGTAATTCCTTTGATTTTTATACTGTCATAGTTTCCAAGGATAGTGGTTATTCCTTtacaattaaaatgaataagCACCATTTACATTCCGTGTTATATCTATGCAGGAACATAAGGGCctctgtctttttctttttaatggtaATTGAATACGTATATGGTGGTCTTGAAAACCCATGACCTGTTGCTccaccttcttctttttacaagtaattaaaaaaatttattggagAGAAATGAAGGCAATGATCTCCATGTACACAGGAAGTGTACGAGGGTAGCCACAAACATCATCTAAAGTTATAAGTATCTAGAAATCTGACCAGACCCTCCACCTAACCTCACAAGGGGAGGAGTTGCATTTATGTTAGAGCTAATTGGCCTAAAAGCTTCTATGTTTTAATGAccattgttttcaaaacaatttcaaatgatgccaatgagctctagctcaaaatTCAAATGGTGCTTCCTACTCCCTTAATATTTGGATGGAGGGTAAGATTGTGGTTCAAGGCCTCTGGGattcaattttattaaataagtttaCATGTTACGTGTAATTGTTGTTTAGATTGCCAATCATCTAGTCCCATCGATGTTAGTGCAAATGACAAGAACTGTTTAACTTAAGTTTCATGttcacattttcacattttatccttttttcaacattttgttTAACAGTGATGCTTTATGCTTGATAGGTATCAATGTTAGTACGCATGATATATGATTTGTGGAGGACAACTGGGAGAGTCCGGTAATATCTTGTCTTTAATGGTGAATTTTTTCTTCCCTTGTTATTTTATGCAGATCTAATTAGTGCGTCTTACTAAGATACAATTTaacttggttagatttccttgctATGGCTCATAGTTGTAAGCATAGTGCAACTATATGTGTAAAATTTTTCTTGAGGAAGCATTTTGTCTAAATGGATCATTAGCTTGTTTGTTTTCTACATGCTGACCAAACATGCTTATAGGTACTTGGTGCCTGGGGTTTAGGCTGGGAAATCTGGATGGATGGGATGGAGATTACCCAGTTCACCTACTTCCAGCAGGTTAATCCTTTGAAATTGAATAGAACTAAGAATCTTCCCTAATTTTGGAAAATATGGCTTTCATGTTTACCgtaataataagttaataactaTTTCCCTTGGTCAAGGTACTGTTGATTTTCATGATTTTGCCAAGTTTTATTTGGTTTCACTTGAAGCTTTTTTCCCATTCTTTCTCTCTAGGCTGGAAGCCTGCAATTGTCGCCCATATCTGTTGAAATCACTTATGGTCTTGAGCGTATCCTCATGTTACTACAGGTCTGTCTTTGattgtttcttttattaatcTTTGACCTCATTGTccattttattaaatttgtctGAACTAATTGGCTGGGAGTtgatcattttaagaaaattcaatATGCTGATGGAATTACATACGGGGAGCTGTTTTTGGAGAATGAGTAGgtttcccctcaaaaaaaaaaaaatatatatatatatatattttttatttttctttttcttttaaggcaAAATAGTGCTAGAACTGTGTGGTCACAAATACTTATAATCTTCCAAAGATTGTCAATGTACATCACTCAATATTCTTGAATGGCGGATTATGTTTCTAAATTTGCCATTATTGTGCTTTATTAATCTTATGGCTCATTTTGTATGCACAAAAATTGTTTCCTTGTGATGTCATTGCGTGTTCCCTCAAAAAGTCATTTGAGTTAAGTTTCATACTTTCTTCCTAAATGCTGGTAATCTTTTGTCTTTCTAAATTTTTGTCATGGTCTTTATGGAATTGCTACCCCAAACATGTTGTACTTTATGCAAATAAACTTTTCGAGTTAGTGATATTCGAACTCCCACCTTTCTACTCCACTGTGTTCTTTTAGTCTTCTTTGTAGAAGTTAACTGCTGAACTTTTTGCCTCCTTCCCATTTTTAGTCAAGTACTTTCTCCTCTGTAAGCCGCTTTGCCTCTTTTTGAAGCATACTACTGCTTGAAGCTAATTTAAAAGAACTCTGAGGTGCTTGATTGGCAATTGAAGATAGTTGGATGGGATGCCATCTGATATGAAGTTCAAATATTCAGATGACTTCCATTAACCTTTTTAATCTCCATTCTCtttattttgctctttttccACCACCTGTTATATAAGCATTATCAAGCTTCACTGTGCCATTTACTTTCTAAATGTCCACAATCAATATATTTCGTACTTCTTTTTCAAGAAGGAAATGAGTGCATATTATCTAGAACATGCCAGTGTTCATCATCTTCAGAAacactttgatttttttgaagaaGAGGCGTGTTCTTTGCTTGCTTTAGGCCTTGCAATCCCTGTgtatgttgtttaatttttatttatgttccATTATTCAGTGCATTATGTGGaaaccttttctctttttttcttaaagttaACATTTGCTGTGCTACATGCTAGGTATGATCAGCTTCTGAAGACATCTCATGCTTTTAACATCTTAGACTCTAGAGGCTTTGTTGGGGTAACAGAGCGTGCTTGATATTTTGGTCGGATAAGAAGGTAAGGATTCGTCCTTATTGTGGCCTGGAAAACTTTGcactgaaaatagaaaaacactGTCATGTATGTACTGGTAAAATTAAAGTTGTGAATTTTGTTTTGCTGTAGAATGGTATTAAGGTCCACTTTTAGAAAATCATagagataaatttttatttttaatctgaTAATCTCTCGATCTTAAAGTTGGgcagatatcttttttgtagtCATCATTGTCTCAGCCCTATCCGTGATAACATGACCTACCATGTTCTTTGTACAGATTCAGTTAATGGGTAAGGTTTTAGAACTAAATTTATAGACCATTTGGTAGACTTTTCAACTGAGTACAGGGCACTATTAATTTATGGTGCCAATGACATGTTATGGCAAAATCTTAGGGGACATATATGCTCAGATCAGCAGGAGAAAGATTAATATGTAGTCTGCAACTTGTGATATACTGCTCAAGCAGCTCAACTAATATTGAATTTATAAAGGAACAAGACTATTGTCTTTTGATCCATAGGATCAACAAAATGAGAGGCAGGGAGGACTATCGAAACTAACAGTCCCAGCCACTATAATTTGCAACTGGTTATCATTGCTTAGCTAAACAAATTTACCAACTTTGGTTCCATTAACTGAATGTTCATATGAAACGAAGGGCCAATATTGGTGTCTATGTTATCAATGAAATGGTTGGCAGCTTGATAATACAGAACAGAGACATGCATGACAGATTATTTGAATGCAAATAAATTGCTGGTCTAGGCCTGAACAAAGATTTGTTTTTAAGCACATGATTCTTTCAGGTCAATCCTCCTGAGTTCTGTGTCTATCTTATCCTCTTTTTTGTgcgtgtgtgttttttttttctcttcaatcAGTTTAGCTCGTCAGTGTGCACAACTTTGGTTGAATACCAGGGAGTCTCTTGGACATCCATTGGGTGTTGCTTCTGACCCTGTTCATGTTCTTAAGGTTAATTTAGCtttcatttttattgatttattatcatttttaattatatgtatGAATGATCAAGCATACATGAATAGACTCATATTATTTTGGGATTTACTTTTACATCCCTTTTTGTGGCATGCACTTGTTTATATGGTTTGATCACCAGGTGTACATAGGAGTCCTTGATTTTTTACCTATGCTTGTAGCTTTAAAGACATCATAAATTACGCATGAGAACTAAATGATCTAAGCAATTATATAATTGTATTTGTACACTCCTagac
This genomic stretch from Quercus robur chromosome 4, dhQueRobu3.1, whole genome shotgun sequence harbors:
- the LOC126722320 gene encoding wall-associated receptor kinase 2-like; translation: MSIRSHVQQQNKGWIFAITKNKFVAVGCDTYAYLNGVLNGEPFSIGCLSKCTNNTHNIVDGTCSGIGCCQIDIPTGLRNINFAAYSFYSHKEVWSFNPCSFAFIIQRGEFNFSAAYLTSLQNNRTLPMVLDWAIGNDTCEVALNKGNYICGANSNCSNRTNGPGYRCKCKEGYEGYHSSKRVAKDPRTGQELGTGLRVGHGEACVADQPAPKSSLAINLSIDDRIVAIKKSKMVDQSQIEQFIEVVVLSQINHRNVVKLLGCCLETSVPLLVYEFVANGTLFEYIHNESKVSTLSWEICLRIATETAEALSYLHSAASTPIIHRDVKSSNILLDSSYIAKVSDFGASRLIPLDQIEVATMVQGTIGYLDPEYLHTSQLTEKSDVYSLVVVLVELLIGRKTLSFYKPEMERSLVTYFLLSLKENRLFEVLGKHIAKEGNAEQLKEVAILAKKRLKLKGEDRPTMKEVATKLEGLRKMEKHSWVNFDSNFDEIEHLLAETSNSSNYDVRNKSIGVHDSVKDHVILDFDNGR